In the genome of Hymenobacter cellulosivorans, one region contains:
- a CDS encoding DUF6970 domain-containing protein: MKSLLFLLSVWGCLGMVQCQKETVAPESQATTDTAASCVDARAQPLIDALLQSPKGNPAGEVWRYTWEGRTVFLVKPTHPDGYTKVYDLNDNQLRYVGAPSGGISGKGDGKCANFTAQATAGCQLWRDTR; the protein is encoded by the coding sequence ATGAAGTCTTTACTGTTTTTACTTAGTGTCTGGGGCTGCCTGGGTATGGTTCAGTGCCAGAAGGAAACCGTGGCACCCGAGTCCCAAGCCACTACTGATACGGCCGCAAGCTGCGTGGATGCCCGGGCCCAGCCACTAATTGATGCATTACTCCAGTCCCCCAAAGGCAACCCGGCCGGCGAAGTATGGCGCTACACCTGGGAGGGCCGGACTGTGTTCCTGGTAAAGCCAACCCATCCCGATGGCTACACGAAAGTGTATGACCTCAACGACAACCAGCTACGCTACGTCGGGGCACCCAGCGGCGGCATTAGCGGCAAGGGCGACGGGAAGTGTGCCAATTTCACTGCTCAGGCCACTGCCGGTTGCCAGCTTTGGCGCGACACCCGCTAA
- a CDS encoding RNA polymerase sigma factor yields the protein MGALSSALSSMGGLRSLLPDGQSASKPAASAPVRHLTPPSAMTEAEIIDGCLAGSRAMQKQLYDRFAGKMMAVCLRYAQTTFEAEDVLQEGFITVFNNLRNFRRECPLEFWIRRIMVNAALRQHRRNAPLVAVSEGEYPEELAGEEFTLSNYAFEEMLAMVQELAPRYRMVFNLFAIEGYGHKEIGELMGISEGTSKSQYARARAILKTKLERLEAHRSNGTYRK from the coding sequence ATGGGTGCCTTGTCTTCCGCTCTGAGCTCGATGGGTGGGCTGCGGAGCCTGCTGCCCGATGGGCAATCTGCTTCCAAGCCAGCCGCGTCGGCTCCGGTGCGCCACCTTACCCCGCCTTCCGCCATGACCGAGGCCGAGATAATTGACGGGTGCCTGGCTGGCAGCCGGGCTATGCAGAAGCAACTCTACGACCGGTTTGCCGGCAAGATGATGGCCGTGTGCCTGCGCTATGCCCAAACCACGTTTGAGGCCGAGGATGTGCTGCAGGAAGGCTTTATAACCGTATTCAACAACCTGCGTAACTTCCGCCGCGAGTGCCCGCTGGAGTTCTGGATTCGCCGCATTATGGTGAATGCCGCCCTGCGCCAGCACCGCCGCAACGCCCCGCTGGTGGCCGTCAGCGAAGGAGAATATCCGGAAGAGTTGGCTGGGGAGGAATTTACGCTCTCCAACTACGCTTTCGAAGAAATGCTGGCCATGGTCCAGGAACTGGCGCCGCGCTACCGCATGGTGTTCAACCTGTTTGCCATCGAAGGCTACGGCCACAAGGAAATCGGGGAGCTGATGGGCATTTCCGAGGGCACCAGCAAATCACAGTACGCCCGGGCCCGGGCGATTTTGAAGACCAAATTAGAGCGCCTCGAAGCGCATCGTTCCAATGGTACCTACCGCAAATAA
- the wrbA gene encoding NAD(P)H:quinone oxidoreductase, giving the protein MKTLVLFYSTYGHIYKMAEAIAEGAREVAGNEVVIKRVPETLPQALLDQIGATQAQKAFEHIPVATPTELTEYDNIVFGTPTRYGNLCGQMQAFMDSTGGLWAKGALVGKVGSVFVSTATQHGGQETTIRAFHTELLHHGFVIVGLPYAWQGQMGHEEVTGGTPYGASTVAGGQGERQPSANELEGARFQGRHTSEIAQKLARS; this is encoded by the coding sequence ATGAAGACCCTTGTTCTGTTTTATTCCACCTATGGCCACATCTACAAAATGGCGGAAGCCATAGCTGAAGGCGCCCGCGAGGTAGCCGGCAATGAAGTGGTTATAAAGCGCGTGCCTGAAACCCTGCCCCAGGCCCTGCTCGACCAGATTGGCGCTACCCAGGCCCAGAAAGCCTTCGAGCACATTCCGGTAGCCACGCCTACCGAGCTGACCGAGTACGACAACATCGTCTTTGGCACGCCTACGCGCTACGGCAACCTGTGCGGCCAGATGCAAGCCTTCATGGACAGCACCGGCGGCTTGTGGGCCAAAGGAGCACTGGTGGGTAAAGTCGGGTCGGTGTTCGTGAGTACGGCCACTCAGCACGGTGGCCAGGAAACGACCATCCGGGCCTTCCATACCGAGCTGCTGCACCACGGCTTTGTGATTGTGGGTTTGCCCTACGCCTGGCAGGGCCAGATGGGCCACGAGGAAGTAACCGGCGGCACGCCCTACGGCGCCAGCACGGTGGCCGGCGGCCAGGGGGAGCGGCAGCCGAGCGCCAACGAGTTGGAAGGAGCCCGTTTTCAGGGTCGGCACACCTCGGAAATTGCGCAGAAACTAGCTCGTTCCTAA
- a CDS encoding TonB-dependent receptor domain-containing protein, producing MKRYLPILVTSLLTAPAWAQTTPPAGTPAARPAQPPVPGAPATTAPKPLAVPAAPRGTGRLTGTVLDATTKKPVEFATVALLPATGSQPIDGTVCDDKGRFALKSLAPGQYRVQISFVGYVTRTEDVTITDGTTELNTLQLTSAAQKLGEVTVTGERDVVETKPDRIVYNAEKDITNSGGTAADVLRKVPLVNVDPDGNVELRGTSNVRVLINNKPSGIVASSVADAMKQIPADQIKSVEVITTPSAKYDAEGTGGIINIILKKNSMQGSNGSVGLAAGTRSSNGNASLNYRKGKVGINSSVSGFGFYSPNRNDLTRSLKNPDGTETLALQQDGDGNTLGGGGFGRLGLDYDPAQYHNLTLGLQGSMFRNSGDYQQFNNVLFPALAANQFTRSTDRQFRTQSYDLSGSYTRTFEQKRREWSVLAQHTRNRNTQNYGLDQYAGRDESGELQYREESDNLARNLETTLQTDYAHPFSETALLETGAKAILRRVSSDYDVYDQLALNFNPARSNLFDYNQDVVSAYGTYGFSASKKLSFKLGARVENTRVRGNFEPRQTENSGVSQDYFNVLPNVSLSFQPNNPKKPGQSLRLAYSKRIQRPQIFYLNPFRNTSDTLNVSYGNPKLERELTDSYELNYTTFIKGSVLNMSAYMRRTNNAIESVRFIQNGINNQTFANIGRNATYGVSLFSSIKPVPKWDVSGNVNVYYVSLKSPALSLREGAVNTAAYSNDGVMYSININTSYKFEKGLSIQGYGGLNSPRVQLQGKQAAWTFYSLGLRKNLLKDKADLTLNADNFLQATRNLKSTLDTEQFRQESNNYIYLRGVRLAFNYRFGKVSTQPQKRRKGIQNDDVKQGEGGQGQGQQ from the coding sequence ATGAAACGTTATCTACCCATTCTGGTCACTAGTTTGCTCACAGCCCCGGCCTGGGCCCAAACAACTCCCCCGGCCGGTACTCCGGCTGCCCGTCCCGCGCAGCCCCCAGTGCCCGGCGCACCGGCTACTACTGCCCCCAAGCCGCTGGCCGTTCCGGCGGCGCCCCGCGGTACGGGCCGTCTGACGGGCACCGTGCTGGACGCTACCACCAAGAAGCCGGTGGAATTTGCCACCGTGGCCTTATTGCCCGCCACTGGCAGCCAACCCATTGATGGGACCGTGTGCGACGACAAAGGCCGGTTTGCCCTTAAGAGTCTGGCCCCAGGACAGTACCGGGTGCAAATCAGCTTTGTGGGCTACGTAACCCGCACTGAAGACGTGACTATTACCGACGGCACCACCGAGCTGAATACGCTGCAGTTGACCTCAGCCGCGCAGAAGCTGGGCGAAGTAACCGTGACCGGCGAGCGGGACGTGGTGGAAACCAAGCCCGACCGGATTGTCTACAACGCCGAAAAGGACATTACCAACTCGGGTGGCACCGCGGCCGACGTGCTGCGCAAAGTGCCGCTGGTAAACGTGGACCCCGACGGTAACGTGGAGCTGCGCGGTACCAGCAACGTGCGCGTGCTCATCAACAACAAGCCCTCGGGCATCGTGGCCTCGTCGGTAGCGGATGCCATGAAGCAGATTCCGGCTGACCAGATCAAGAGTGTGGAGGTGATTACCACGCCCTCGGCCAAGTACGACGCCGAAGGCACGGGGGGTATTATCAACATCATCCTGAAGAAAAACAGCATGCAGGGCTCCAACGGCAGCGTAGGGTTGGCCGCCGGCACGCGTAGCTCCAACGGCAATGCCTCGCTCAACTACCGTAAGGGTAAGGTGGGCATCAACAGCTCGGTAAGCGGCTTTGGCTTCTACAGCCCCAACCGCAACGACCTGACCCGCTCGTTGAAAAACCCGGATGGTACCGAGACGCTGGCTTTGCAGCAGGATGGCGACGGCAACACGCTCGGCGGCGGCGGCTTCGGCCGGCTGGGCCTCGACTACGACCCGGCGCAGTACCATAACCTCACGCTGGGCTTGCAGGGCAGCATGTTCCGCAACTCCGGCGACTACCAGCAATTCAACAACGTGCTGTTTCCGGCCCTGGCCGCCAACCAGTTTACGCGTAGCACCGACCGGCAATTCCGCACCCAGAGCTACGATTTGAGTGGCTCTTACACCCGCACCTTCGAGCAGAAGCGCCGCGAATGGAGCGTGCTGGCCCAGCACACCCGCAACCGCAACACGCAAAACTACGGCCTCGACCAGTACGCCGGCCGCGACGAGTCGGGGGAGCTGCAGTACCGCGAGGAAAGCGACAATCTGGCCCGCAACCTGGAAACCACGCTTCAGACCGACTACGCCCACCCATTTTCGGAAACAGCCCTGCTCGAAACCGGGGCCAAAGCCATTCTGCGCCGCGTCAGCAGCGACTATGACGTGTACGACCAGCTGGCGCTGAACTTCAACCCGGCCCGCTCCAACCTTTTCGACTACAACCAGGATGTGGTGTCGGCTTATGGCACCTACGGGTTTTCGGCCTCCAAAAAGCTGAGCTTCAAGCTGGGTGCCCGGGTGGAAAACACGCGCGTCAGGGGCAACTTCGAGCCGCGGCAGACCGAAAATTCGGGCGTGTCGCAGGACTACTTCAACGTGCTGCCGAACGTGAGTTTGAGCTTCCAGCCGAATAATCCCAAGAAGCCCGGACAGTCGCTGCGGCTGGCGTACTCGAAACGGATTCAGCGCCCCCAGATTTTCTACCTCAACCCCTTCCGCAACACCTCCGACACGCTCAACGTCAGCTACGGCAACCCCAAGCTGGAGCGGGAGCTGACCGACAGCTACGAGCTGAACTATACCACCTTCATCAAAGGCTCGGTGCTGAATATGTCGGCCTACATGCGGCGTACGAACAATGCCATTGAAAGTGTCCGCTTTATCCAGAACGGCATCAACAACCAGACCTTCGCCAACATCGGACGCAACGCTACCTATGGCGTCAGCCTTTTCAGCTCGATAAAGCCGGTGCCGAAGTGGGATGTCAGCGGCAACGTAAACGTGTACTACGTCTCGTTGAAGAGCCCGGCCCTGAGCCTGCGCGAGGGCGCCGTAAATACGGCAGCCTACTCCAACGACGGGGTGATGTACAGCATCAACATCAACACCAGCTACAAATTCGAAAAGGGTCTGAGCATTCAGGGCTACGGCGGCCTGAACTCGCCCCGCGTGCAGCTTCAGGGCAAGCAAGCCGCCTGGACGTTCTATTCGCTGGGCCTGCGCAAAAACCTGCTCAAGGACAAAGCCGACCTGACCCTGAACGCCGACAACTTTCTGCAGGCCACCCGCAACCTGAAGTCGACGCTCGATACCGAGCAGTTCCGGCAGGAAAGCAACAACTACATCTACCTGCGCGGCGTGCGCCTGGCCTTTAATTACCGCTTTGGCAAAGTGTCAACTCAGCCCCAGAAGCGTCGCAAAGGCATCCAGAACGACGATGTCAAACAGGGTGAAGGCGGCCAAGGCCAGGGACAGCAGTAA
- a CDS encoding outer membrane beta-barrel family protein, whose protein sequence is MKHFCTLAVLLALAVPATVRAQNPASSTTTAAKGTGRLTGRVVDAATQKPVEYATVALLPTGSTTPVTGASGDDQGRFELKDLVAGSYRLQVSFVGYTTRVEPVTITAGATDVGRLELTATAQKLGEVTVTGERPIVETRPDRLIYNADQDATKAGSTASDILRKTPMVNVDADGNVQLRGTSNVRILINNKPSAMLAGNLAEALKQIPADQIKAIEVVTAPSAKYDAEGSGGVINIVLKKNSLQGTNGSVGSSIGNRNQNLNSSLNVKRGKVGVNTKLSGFRNLYPFRSTDTRTDFVTSPTGPTGVQGQLNQVGNSRNQGSGGYGQLELTYDPSPLHSFTLSGNGNLYRSSSPQSLFNQYQDFRSPLILLPGQRLRDTLYSRDITQSYEGRNYDLNAGYTRTFGEAQPRREWSILAQHTRNRNDQNYSLDQYRAAEVLAGPLEYRERSFNLAKNLETTIQTDYTQPMPDSSTVEIGAKTIRRQVSSDYSLDTVLLSRQPDFVRSAGRSNAFDYRQNVLAAYATYNFSAGKKYSFSLGARLEHTAIAGEFSSQDSRFKNSYLNVLPNLNVSRNLKKPGQTLRLSYSRRIQRPQIYYLNPYVNQVTANAIRFGNPSLSPETTDALELSYSTFGEKSSLNASAFVRRTGNAIDEVNNYNTALARTETTFANIATSTSYGISLFGSLKPTAALNLSTNVEPTYTRIYSASLQRTSARLNAFINLNTSYKFAKVYTAQAFGGVWTGDVQLQTRNSGGYYYVAGIKRTFLNEKMDLTLNASNFLTPGLAFVNRTTTDQFTSSNSFYQYRRNFRLSFNYRFGKVDTGGGRQRRTIQNDDSKQGSSKGGG, encoded by the coding sequence ATGAAGCATTTTTGTACCCTTGCTGTCCTCCTGGCGCTGGCAGTTCCAGCCACTGTGCGGGCCCAGAACCCCGCTTCATCCACCACAACTGCCGCGAAAGGGACGGGCCGTCTTACCGGCCGCGTGGTGGATGCCGCCACCCAGAAGCCCGTCGAATATGCTACCGTTGCCTTACTACCGACTGGGAGCACGACACCTGTTACCGGAGCTTCCGGCGACGACCAGGGCCGCTTCGAGCTGAAGGATTTGGTGGCCGGTTCCTACCGCCTGCAAGTAAGCTTTGTGGGCTACACCACGCGCGTGGAGCCCGTGACCATAACCGCTGGGGCAACCGACGTAGGCCGGCTTGAGCTGACGGCCACGGCCCAGAAGCTGGGCGAGGTAACCGTGACCGGCGAGCGGCCCATCGTAGAAACCCGCCCCGACCGTCTGATCTATAACGCAGACCAGGACGCTACCAAAGCTGGCAGCACCGCCTCCGACATTCTGCGCAAAACCCCAATGGTGAACGTGGACGCCGACGGCAACGTGCAGCTGCGTGGCACCTCCAACGTGCGGATTCTGATTAACAACAAGCCCTCAGCCATGCTGGCGGGCAACCTGGCCGAGGCTCTCAAGCAGATTCCGGCCGACCAGATTAAGGCTATTGAGGTGGTCACGGCGCCTTCGGCGAAGTATGACGCGGAAGGTTCGGGTGGGGTTATCAACATTGTGTTGAAGAAAAACAGCCTGCAGGGGACCAATGGCAGCGTGGGCAGCAGCATCGGTAACCGCAACCAGAACCTGAACAGCTCCCTGAACGTGAAGCGGGGCAAGGTAGGCGTCAACACCAAGCTCAGCGGCTTCCGCAACCTCTATCCTTTCCGCTCTACCGACACCCGCACTGATTTTGTGACCAGTCCTACGGGCCCCACGGGCGTGCAGGGCCAACTCAATCAGGTGGGCAACTCCCGCAACCAGGGCAGCGGCGGCTACGGGCAGCTGGAACTGACCTACGACCCCTCGCCCCTGCACAGCTTCACGCTCAGCGGCAACGGCAACCTCTACCGCAGTAGTTCGCCTCAATCGTTGTTCAACCAATATCAGGATTTTCGCAGCCCCCTCATCCTGCTCCCTGGTCAGCGCCTACGCGACACCCTTTACTCTCGCGACATCACCCAGAGCTATGAGGGACGAAACTACGACCTGAACGCCGGCTATACCCGCACCTTCGGCGAGGCCCAGCCCCGGCGCGAGTGGAGCATACTGGCCCAGCACACCCGCAACCGCAACGACCAGAACTACTCGCTCGACCAGTACCGCGCCGCCGAGGTGCTAGCCGGTCCGCTTGAATACCGGGAGCGAAGCTTCAACCTGGCCAAAAACCTGGAAACGACCATCCAGACCGACTACACCCAACCTATGCCCGACAGCAGCACGGTGGAAATAGGCGCTAAGACCATCCGTCGCCAAGTCAGCAGCGACTACAGCCTCGACACGGTGCTGCTCAGCCGTCAGCCCGATTTCGTGCGCAGTGCCGGCCGCTCCAACGCCTTCGACTACCGTCAGAATGTGCTGGCCGCCTACGCTACCTACAACTTCTCGGCCGGGAAAAAGTACTCTTTCAGCCTGGGCGCCCGCCTGGAGCATACGGCCATTGCGGGCGAGTTTTCCAGCCAGGACAGCCGCTTCAAAAACAGCTACCTCAACGTGCTGCCCAACCTGAACGTCAGCCGCAACCTCAAAAAGCCTGGCCAGACCCTGCGCCTGAGCTACTCCCGCCGCATTCAGCGCCCCCAGATCTACTACCTGAATCCGTACGTCAATCAGGTTACGGCTAATGCCATCCGCTTTGGCAACCCAAGCTTGTCGCCGGAAACTACCGACGCACTGGAGTTGAGTTACAGCACTTTCGGCGAGAAAAGCTCTCTGAATGCCTCGGCCTTCGTGCGCCGCACCGGCAACGCCATCGACGAGGTAAACAACTACAACACGGCCCTGGCCCGGACTGAAACCACCTTCGCCAACATTGCTACCAGCACCAGCTATGGCATCAGCCTGTTTGGCTCGCTCAAGCCCACTGCGGCCCTCAACCTGAGCACCAATGTGGAGCCCACCTACACCCGCATCTACAGCGCTTCCCTGCAGCGCACCAGCGCCCGGCTCAACGCCTTTATCAACCTGAACACGTCCTACAAATTCGCCAAGGTGTACACCGCTCAGGCTTTTGGTGGCGTCTGGACCGGCGACGTGCAACTGCAAACCCGCAACTCCGGAGGCTACTACTACGTGGCGGGTATAAAGCGCACGTTTCTCAACGAGAAGATGGACCTGACGCTCAACGCCAGCAACTTTCTGACCCCGGGCTTGGCCTTTGTCAACCGCACCACCACCGACCAATTCACATCCAGCAACTCGTTCTACCAATACCGCCGCAACTTTCGCCTGTCATTCAACTACCGCTTTGGCAAAGTGGACACCGGCGGGGGCCGTCAGCGCCGCACCATCCAGAACGATGACTCTAAGCAGGGCAGCAGCAAAGGCGGAGGGTGA
- a CDS encoding shikimate dehydrogenase family protein, protein MRQFGLIGLKLEHSFSQTYFSQKFETLGLDDCQYNLFELGSIKDLLQLCDQQPDLQGLNVTIPFKEQVWPYLDEVAPSAARIGAVNVIEFTADGRRVGHNTDYIGFRDSLRRFYPVRGDEAGALVLGTGGSSKAVEAALRELGIRYWLVSRNPLAQGLTYADLTPAIVAAHSLIINTTPLGTFPNMDECPPIPYQQLTAQHYLYDLIYNPSETLFMAKGAEQGAQTKNGFEMLCLQAEESWRIWNQQS, encoded by the coding sequence ATGCGCCAGTTTGGACTTATCGGCTTAAAGCTCGAACACTCTTTCTCCCAGACGTACTTCTCCCAGAAGTTTGAAACCCTGGGCCTGGACGATTGCCAGTACAATTTGTTCGAGCTGGGCAGCATCAAAGACCTGCTGCAGCTGTGCGACCAGCAGCCTGACTTGCAAGGCCTCAACGTCACGATTCCCTTCAAGGAGCAAGTGTGGCCTTACCTGGATGAAGTGGCACCCTCGGCGGCCCGCATCGGGGCCGTAAACGTCATTGAGTTTACGGCCGACGGCCGACGCGTGGGCCACAACACCGACTATATTGGTTTCCGCGACTCCCTGCGCCGGTTTTACCCAGTCCGTGGTGACGAGGCCGGAGCCCTGGTGCTGGGTACCGGCGGCTCATCGAAGGCGGTGGAAGCGGCCCTGCGCGAGCTGGGTATCCGCTACTGGCTAGTTTCGCGCAACCCCCTGGCCCAGGGCCTGACTTACGCCGACCTGACGCCGGCCATTGTTGCCGCCCATTCCCTGATTATCAACACCACGCCACTGGGTACTTTCCCCAACATGGACGAGTGCCCCCCGATTCCGTACCAGCAGCTCACGGCCCAGCATTACCTCTACGACCTGATTTACAACCCCAGCGAAACGCTCTTTATGGCCAAAGGTGCCGAGCAGGGCGCTCAAACCAAAAACGGCTTCGAAATGCTTTGCCTCCAAGCCGAAGAGTCCTGGCGAATCTGGAACCAGCAAAGCTGA